Proteins encoded by one window of Perca fluviatilis chromosome 13, GENO_Pfluv_1.0, whole genome shotgun sequence:
- the LOC120571797 gene encoding sodium-dependent neutral amino acid transporter B(0)AT1-like produces MRLVLPNPGLDDRIPSYEDLDRMEKEEAGDRPKWDNKAQYILTCVGLCIGIGNVWRFPYLCQSHGGVFSGAFFIPYVILLVLEGMPLLLLEFAIGQRLRKGSVGVWRAISPYLTGVGVASMLVSLLIGLYYNTLIAWILWYLFNSFQSPLPWAQCPLNDNGTGI; encoded by the exons ATGAGACTGGTTCTTCCTAACCCAGGACTGGATGACAGAATCCCTTCCTATGAGGATCTGGACAGGATGGAGAAGGAGGAAGCCGGGGACAGGCCAAAGTGGGACAACAAAGCCCAGTACATCCTAACATGTGTGGGCTTGTGCATTGGGATTGGCAATGTGTGGCGATTCCCTTATTTGTGTCAAAGTCATGGAGGAG ttttttcaggtgcCTTTTTTATTCCCTACGTGATCCTGCTGGTGCTGGAAGGAATGCCTCTCCTGCTGCTGGAGTTTGCCATCGGCCAGCGTCTCAGGAAAGGCAGCGTGGGAGTGTGGAGGGCCATCAGCCCTTATCTGACTGGCGTCG GTGTAGCCTCCATGCTGGTGTCCTTATTGATTGGACTGTACTACAACACCTTAATAGCCTGGATCTTGTGGTATCTCTTCAATTCCTTTCAAAGCCCACTGCCTTGGGCCCAGTGTCCTCTCAATGACAATGGGACAGGTATTTAA